A region of the Stieleria neptunia genome:
CCTGGTCTTGCCAGTGGCTGAAGGGATGTGTGGCGCCCCACCAGAGCCCGAGCCCGAGATTGTCGGCGGAATGTTGCAGGGACCTGAGTTTTCCGGACAGATCCTCGCGGGCCTCGGACACCGTGGTGCAGACGCCGCTGATCACTTCGACACAGGACTGCATCAATTCGTGCTTGCACGATTCAGAGATGTCACCGGGCAGGGTCAACAGCAATTCACTGCTGCGGCTGGACAGCGCGAACGAATCGGTGTCGACGATTCCGAGTTCCAATTCGACCCCGACGGTTTGCGACGCGTTCGAATGAAACTGAAACTTGCTCATCACCGGCCCGGGGCAAAATAGTTGATGATCGACGCTGCGAATAGTTTAGCGGCATGAGCAATGGCGTGCTCGTCGACGTCAAAATTTCCGGTGTGCAGGGGCGCCCCGCCGACCTGATCGCCCGCGACGCCCAAGCGGAACATCGCGCCGGGGACGTGCTCCAAATAGAACGAAAAATCTTCGCTGCCCATACTCGGTTCGTTGATCCAATCGACCGCCGCCGGGTTCAGGACTTGGATCGCCGATTCGTGCAGCAATCGAACCAGCGCCGGATCGTTCATCACACCCGGGGCGGAGGAACCGAGTCGCAACCGGACCTCGCATCCCGTTTCCCGCGCCGTGGCTTCGCCGATGTCTTCGAGCACCTCCAGTGTCCTGCGGCGTGCTTCCACACTGAGTGATCGGAGCGTCCCCTTGATCGTCGCGGTATCGGGGATGACGTTGGGGCTGTGACCGGCGTCGATCATTCCGATCGACAGCACGACGATCTCGTGCGCGTTGATGGCGCGATGGACACGCCGATAAGCGGATTGAACCCAACGGGTGCAGGCGTCGATCGGGTCGTTGGTCAAATGCGGCCGCGCCGCGTGGCCGCCCGAACCGATAAATTGGACCTCCAACATGTCACAGGCCGCGGTCAAAGCGTGTTCGCGCAACCCCACACAGCCGACTTGGCGGGTGGGATCGACGTGCAACGCCAAAATGGCTCCGACGTCGGCCAGGGCATGATGATGAATCATGTGCCGGGCACCTTCGGCGGTTTCCTCGGCCGGTTGCAAGATCGCCCGCGCCGCGATCGGCCAGGGCAACCCGCCGCTGTGTTGCAGGTGCGAGAGCAGTTGCATGGCGGCGATGATCACGGTCGCGTGGACGTCGTGTCCGCAGGCGTGCATCACCCCGTCGACCGTGCTGTGGTAAGGGACCGATTTTTCGTCTTGAATCGGCAACGCATCGATGTCGCCGCGGATCGCAATCCGGGGGTGATTCGCCAACGCTTTGTCGGTCACCAAGTCGGCGACCAATCCACGACCGTCACCGGCGACGCGTATCGGCAAATCCAATTTGGCGAGCAACGTTTTCAGGTACTGAGTCGTCAGCGTTTCGCGGCCGGAAAGTTCCGGGTGCTGATGCAGATAGCGACGCAGCGCGATCCAGCCCTCCCCGAGTTCCTTCGCGGCGTGGTTGATCGCTTCGATCCAAGCCTCAGGGTGGGAGGCGCCAGAACCGGCAGTTTCAGAACCGGCAGTTTCAGGGTCGGCCATGTCTAGCTCACCGAGAACGAATTCGGAGACGAATGAGCTCGCTGCGGATGCATGTGCATCGAGTGATCCATGGCTGATCAGAAGGGTGACGAGAACGGTGAGAACGGGCCGCCAACCTGCCGGCGACGAACTCGAAGGGGGGGAGCCCCAGAATAGCCACTCCGGCGATTCCGATCAAACCGTGGGCCGGGGCGATGTTGGTACCCCGCGGGCCCCAGCCCCCGTCACACCACACGTCAGCGGGAAGCGTCACGGTCTGTCGACATAGTGAGCCGTGACGCGTAAGCGGCCGGGCATGCTGGTGTTGCCCGAGGCCTTACGGCCAGCGGCTCACCATTGCTTCAGCGGATCCCGATAAATCAACAGGCCGTTGACGAAATCCGCTACCCCATCATGAAGCGGTGCCAAAACACTCCGACGATCGGATTGCCACGTCATGGGGTACCGCCTAACCCGGTTTCACGCCGAGAATCTCCGCTGCCACTCTCAATCCGCTGTTCATCGCGCCTTGAATGCTGGGGGTTTCCCGGTAGTCGCCGCAGACGTAAAGATTCGCCGGAGCATCGAGCCCATCGATTTGATCACCGCGAACGGGTTGGACGACGGGATCCAGGCTCAACGCGGGCAAGCCGTACGGGACGCGGATGGTTTGAACCAGTTCCCATCGGTCGACACCGTTGCCGAACCAACGCCGTGCCTGGTCGCGGACCGCATGCTCCAAGGCGTCGGCCGGTTGCTCGGTCTGGGCGTCCGAGATGCTGACGGAAATCAGCGATCGGCCGCCGGAGGCATACTCGGGCGCGACATCGCTGAGCACGACGGCGGTCTGGATCGGCCCCGTTTCATCCCCCCGCAACATCAACAGCTTGCCGGATCGGGGAGACTGGTCGGCGACGAAGTACAGCGTGGTGGCGTCGTTCCACTCGGTGGCCAGACCGGGCGCATCGAGCAATCTTGCCGCGGCGTTGCTTTCGGTTGCGACGACGACCGCGTCGGCATCGATGTGGCTGCCATCGGTCAGATGAACCCGATGGGATCGACCGACGGGCTCGATCGATGCGACGGTGGTGTTCAACCGCAACGTTCCGCGCGGAAGGCTTTCCGCCAACTGGCGTGGGATGGCGGCCATGCCGTCGGCGGGGATGGCGATGTCGCCGGCGGCAAACATGCGAAACACAAACTCGAACATCCGGCTGGAAGTCGAAAGCGATTCGTCCAGGAAAACGCCGCCGAGAAATGGCCGAAAAAACTCATCGATCATCGGCTTGGAAAAACCGAGCTGATCCAGTCGCTGCTCCGTCGACTCGCCGCCGCGGTGATACACGTCCTGAAGCGTTCCCCGGCCGGCCAAAAACCTGGCCTTGGCGATCCGCAGTTTGTCCAACAGCGACCCGACCGGACTGGTCGCGGTTGCCAAAGCCTGTCCCGGTCGACGCCAGGGATCGCCGAGTCGGGCGAACCGACCGTTCTTGCGCACCAACGCCCCCGGCTCAAATGCCCGCAGACGCAGACCTTCGTAATCGAGCAACTCGCGACAAGCCGGGTAAGCGGTCAGCAAGACCTGAAAACCGTGATCCAATTTCAACCCGTCGACGATGTCGGTCCTGACACGCCCTCCCACGCGATCACTGGCCTCCAGCAACGTGATCGGATGACCGCGTCCGGCAAGCCGCTTGGCACAGGACAGCCCCGCCAGCCCCCCGCCGATGATCACCGTGTTGGCGGGCGAACCGGCGGGATTCGAACTCGTTCCGCTGTCAGATTGGATTGCGTTCACGGATATTCCGATAGATTGAAAATCGGCGAGTGGGACACCAGGGACACCTGATGACGGGGACATGGCGGCGGCAGGCGATTTCGTTCCATCGACGACCGTCCAGGTGGACAGCACTCCATTTTTGTCTTAAATAGCATGCAGCCCACGGCCTGTCGATTCATTCGAGGTTCCGTAGCCGACGTCGGATTCTAGCGATCCTTTCCCTTCTCTTCGACCTTCATTCTTTTTGGCCATCGATTCATGCGTGTCATCGTCACCGGATCCAGCGGATTGATCGGGTCAGCTGCGGTGCGTCATTGGGACGCAGCGGGCGATCAAGTCATCGGCATCGACAACGACATGCGCTCGACCTTTTTCGGGCCCGACGGCAGCACCCGGTGGAACCAAACGCAACTGGAGTCGGAGACCCAAAATTTCCGCACCGAGTCCATCGACATTCGTGACCGCGACTCAATCCTGGACTTGTTCAAGAACGAAACGCCCGATCTGATCATTCATTGCGCGGCCCAGCCCTCGCACGACAAAGCGGCCTCGATCCCGTTTCTGGATTTCGAAGTCAACGCGGTCGGAACACTGAATTTGTTGGAAGCAACACGCAGCCACGCGCCCGACGCCGTGTTCTGTCACATGAGCACGAACAAAGTCTACGGCGACGCCCCCAATGAACTGCCGCTGAACGAACACCCGACCCGCTGGGACTACGCGCGTCAGGAAGACTACCACGGAATCGACGAAACCTGTCGCATCGACCAGACCATGCATTCGCTGTTCGGCGCCAGTAAAACGGCCGCCGACGTACTGGCCCAGGAGTACGGAAAGTACTTCGGATTGAAGACCGGGATCTTTCGCGGCGGTTGTCTGACCGGAGCCAGCCATAGCGGAGTGGAATTGCACGGTTTTCTCAGCTACCTGGTCCATGTCGCCGT
Encoded here:
- a CDS encoding NAD-dependent epimerase/dehydratase family protein, whose amino-acid sequence is MRVIVTGSSGLIGSAAVRHWDAAGDQVIGIDNDMRSTFFGPDGSTRWNQTQLESETQNFRTESIDIRDRDSILDLFKNETPDLIIHCAAQPSHDKAASIPFLDFEVNAVGTLNLLEATRSHAPDAVFCHMSTNKVYGDAPNELPLNEHPTRWDYARQEDYHGIDETCRIDQTMHSLFGASKTAADVLAQEYGKYFGLKTGIFRGGCLTGASHSGVELHGFLSYLVHVAVTGKPYTIFGYKGKQVRDQIECSDVVRAFEAFAKNPRPGEVYNIGGGRENAASVLECIALIEEISGHRVEYTLGDENRKGDHICYISDLSKLRRDYPDWKIRVSLREIVSQMIASAEARRDTT
- a CDS encoding amidohydrolase, whose protein sequence is MADPETAGSETAGSGASHPEAWIEAINHAAKELGEGWIALRRYLHQHPELSGRETLTTQYLKTLLAKLDLPIRVAGDGRGLVADLVTDKALANHPRIAIRGDIDALPIQDEKSVPYHSTVDGVMHACGHDVHATVIIAAMQLLSHLQHSGGLPWPIAARAILQPAEETAEGARHMIHHHALADVGAILALHVDPTRQVGCVGLREHALTAACDMLEVQFIGSGGHAARPHLTNDPIDACTRWVQSAYRRVHRAINAHEIVVLSIGMIDAGHSPNVIPDTATIKGTLRSLSVEARRRTLEVLEDIGEATARETGCEVRLRLGSSAPGVMNDPALVRLLHESAIQVLNPAAVDWINEPSMGSEDFSFYLEHVPGAMFRLGVAGDQVGGAPLHTGNFDVDEHAIAHAAKLFAASIINYFAPGR
- a CDS encoding NAD(P)/FAD-dependent oxidoreductase — translated: MNAIQSDSGTSSNPAGSPANTVIIGGGLAGLSCAKRLAGRGHPITLLEASDRVGGRVRTDIVDGLKLDHGFQVLLTAYPACRELLDYEGLRLRAFEPGALVRKNGRFARLGDPWRRPGQALATATSPVGSLLDKLRIAKARFLAGRGTLQDVYHRGGESTEQRLDQLGFSKPMIDEFFRPFLGGVFLDESLSTSSRMFEFVFRMFAAGDIAIPADGMAAIPRQLAESLPRGTLRLNTTVASIEPVGRSHRVHLTDGSHIDADAVVVATESNAAARLLDAPGLATEWNDATTLYFVADQSPRSGKLLMLRGDETGPIQTAVVLSDVAPEYASGGRSLISVSISDAQTEQPADALEHAVRDQARRWFGNGVDRWELVQTIRVPYGLPALSLDPVVQPVRGDQIDGLDAPANLYVCGDYRETPSIQGAMNSGLRVAAEILGVKPG